From Aristaeella lactis, the proteins below share one genomic window:
- a CDS encoding MerR family transcriptional regulator has product MKTVHEVSRLTGVSIRTLQYYDSIGLLHPSEYTEAGYRLYDDTALETLQQILLFRELEFPLKEIRQIIESPDFDREKAIDQQIELLRLKKEHLENLMNLAREMKQGGTSGMDFKAFDKSKLEDYARRAKAEWGSTPEYREYEQKVEGRTDEQTGDLNRQMMQIFTEIGAERNGDPASEKVQGLVKKLQDFITEHFYTCSDQILSGLGQAYAAGGEMTENIDRAGGEGTGAFANKAIQLYCSAKSN; this is encoded by the coding sequence ATGAAAACAGTCCATGAGGTCAGCCGGCTGACAGGCGTGAGTATACGCACCCTGCAGTATTACGACAGTATCGGTCTCCTGCACCCGTCGGAATATACCGAAGCGGGCTACAGGCTGTATGACGATACAGCCCTGGAAACCCTGCAGCAGATCCTTTTGTTCCGGGAACTGGAATTCCCGCTGAAAGAGATCAGGCAGATCATCGAAAGCCCGGACTTTGACCGGGAAAAGGCGATCGACCAGCAGATCGAACTGCTCCGGCTGAAAAAGGAGCACCTGGAAAACCTGATGAACCTGGCCCGTGAGATGAAGCAAGGAGGAACGTCAGGAATGGATTTCAAGGCGTTTGACAAATCAAAACTGGAAGACTATGCCCGCCGGGCCAAGGCCGAATGGGGCAGCACCCCGGAATACCGGGAATACGAACAGAAGGTGGAAGGCCGGACTGATGAGCAGACCGGTGACCTGAACCGCCAGATGATGCAGATCTTCACCGAGATCGGTGCTGAGCGGAATGGCGATCCCGCCTCCGAAAAGGTCCAGGGTCTTGTAAAGAAGCTGCAGGACTTCATTACGGAGCATTTCTATACCTGCTCCGACCAGATTCTTTCCGGTCTCGGCCAGGCCTATGCCGCCGGCGGTGAAATGACGGAAAACATCGACCGGGCCGGTGGAGAAGGAACCGGTGCTTTCGCCAACAAAGCGATCCAGCTCTACTGCTCTGCCAAAAGCAACTAA
- a CDS encoding nucleoside phosphorylase, translated as MITDTFDNRTEEIIKVWRNENAKKVDACILTFSNNILQYVLERFDCEKIGDLYSSNGANPVYVFTYEGKEFAVYMSYVGAAGCVADIEDTLSLINTDKYVVFGGSGCLNKEIARGKVMVPTAAYRDEGTSYHYAPASDYITVKNSDTVAAFMEEAGLPWIQGKTWTTDAVHRETRGNFEKRKSEGCISVEMECAAVQAMCDFRGLNAYFFFTCGDLLDAPKWDARMTKNQVKNTQHDPGHFDIALELARYIVR; from the coding sequence ATGATCACAGATACTTTTGATAACCGGACAGAAGAGATCATCAAAGTATGGCGCAACGAAAACGCGAAGAAGGTGGATGCCTGCATCCTGACCTTCTCCAACAATATCCTGCAGTATGTGCTGGAGCGGTTTGACTGTGAAAAGATCGGCGACCTTTATTCCTCCAACGGGGCGAATCCCGTGTACGTATTCACCTATGAAGGAAAGGAATTCGCGGTATACATGTCCTATGTCGGTGCCGCCGGCTGCGTGGCCGATATCGAGGATACCCTGTCCCTGATCAATACAGACAAGTATGTCGTCTTCGGCGGAAGCGGCTGCCTGAACAAGGAGATCGCCCGGGGCAAAGTCATGGTTCCCACCGCCGCCTACCGGGATGAAGGCACTTCCTATCACTATGCGCCCGCCTCGGACTACATCACCGTGAAAAACAGCGATACCGTCGCCGCCTTCATGGAGGAGGCCGGTCTTCCCTGGATTCAGGGCAAAACCTGGACCACGGACGCCGTGCACCGGGAGACCCGGGGAAACTTTGAAAAGCGGAAAAGCGAAGGCTGCATCTCCGTGGAAATGGAATGTGCCGCTGTCCAGGCCATGTGCGATTTTCGCGGCCTGAACGCTTACTTCTTCTTCACCTGCGGCGACCTCCTGGACGCCCCGAAGTGGGATGCCCGGATGACCAAAAACCAGGTCAAAAACACCCAGCACGATCCCGGCCATTTCGACATCGCCCTGGAACTCGCCCGCTATATTGTCAGATAA
- a CDS encoding MFS transporter, translated as MNGKYRATIRASFLGYVVQAIVNNFVPLLFIRMQSEFSIPLAQITLLITFNFGLQLLIDLLSTPFVEKIGYRASILLSNACAIAGLVLLTILPGVTGNPFVGILISVCVYAVGGGLQEVLVSPIVEACPTDNKESVMSLLHSFYCWGHMAVVLVSTVFFACFGIANWRILALVWCIVPAVDFVMFTRVPIAKLEPDDGVRGSIGTLFKQKFFWIMMLMMLCAGASEQAVSQWASAFAEKGLGVSKTMGDLLGPMLFALCMAVSRTIYGVRGRKLDLKKFMGVSVALCIASYVIIALVPNPVIALMGCGLTGFAVGIFWPGTTSLASANIKGRGTLLFALLALAGDLGCSGGPTFAGLIASSANGDMRLGIGAAICFPILLGAGLVMVRKKTGKKETELPSVKEGK; from the coding sequence GTGAACGGGAAATACAGGGCAACCATCCGGGCATCCTTCCTTGGGTATGTTGTGCAGGCGATCGTCAACAATTTCGTGCCGCTGCTGTTTATTCGGATGCAGAGTGAGTTCAGCATCCCGCTGGCACAGATCACCCTGCTGATCACCTTTAACTTCGGCCTGCAGCTGCTGATCGACCTTTTGTCCACGCCCTTTGTGGAGAAGATCGGGTACCGGGCGTCCATACTGCTGTCCAATGCCTGCGCGATCGCGGGCCTGGTGCTGCTGACCATCCTGCCGGGCGTGACGGGCAATCCCTTCGTCGGGATCCTGATCTCCGTATGCGTTTACGCCGTTGGCGGCGGGCTGCAGGAGGTGCTGGTGAGCCCCATTGTGGAGGCGTGCCCGACGGACAACAAGGAAAGTGTCATGAGCCTGCTGCATTCGTTCTACTGCTGGGGACATATGGCGGTGGTGCTGGTTTCGACGGTTTTCTTTGCCTGCTTCGGGATCGCAAACTGGAGAATCCTGGCGCTTGTGTGGTGCATTGTCCCGGCTGTTGATTTTGTGATGTTCACCAGGGTGCCGATCGCGAAACTGGAGCCGGATGACGGGGTGCGGGGGAGCATCGGGACGCTGTTTAAGCAGAAGTTCTTCTGGATCATGATGCTGATGATGCTGTGCGCCGGGGCCTCGGAGCAGGCGGTGAGCCAGTGGGCGTCCGCCTTTGCGGAAAAGGGCCTGGGGGTTTCCAAGACCATGGGAGACCTGCTGGGGCCCATGCTGTTTGCCCTGTGCATGGCGGTGTCCAGGACGATCTACGGCGTGCGCGGAAGGAAGCTGGACCTGAAAAAGTTTATGGGCGTTTCCGTGGCGCTGTGCATAGCGTCCTATGTGATCATTGCCCTGGTGCCCAATCCGGTGATCGCCCTGATGGGCTGCGGACTGACCGGATTCGCGGTCGGAATCTTCTGGCCCGGGACCACCAGCCTGGCCTCGGCGAATATCAAAGGGCGGGGAACCCTGCTGTTCGCGCTGCTGGCCCTGGCGGGGGACCTGGGATGCTCCGGCGGGCCGACCTTCGCGGGACTGATCGCCTCCTCCGCGAACGGGGATATGCGGCTGGGCATCGGCGCGGCCATCTGCTTTCCGATCCTGCTGGGAGCAGGGCTTGTGATGGTGAGAAAGAAAACAGGTAAAAAAGAAACGGAATTGCCTTCGGTCAAAGAGGGTAAGTGA
- a CDS encoding esterase → MQIYEVGERASDILLIQPVDDHDLELIESEAAAIRQLAGRDFHLTAVRVRDWNRDLTPWEAPPVFGKEGFGNGAGETLQEILELAGGEKKKIILGGYSLAGLFALWAGYRTDCFAGIAAASPSVWFPGFSDFMRENTMKAGCVYLSLGDREEKTRNQVMARAGDCIREARELLERQGTCCTLEWNEGNHFKDPDLRTARAFAWVMNHIG, encoded by the coding sequence ATGCAGATCTATGAAGTCGGGGAGCGTGCCTCGGATATTCTCCTGATCCAGCCTGTGGATGATCACGACCTGGAACTGATCGAAAGCGAGGCGGCGGCCATCCGGCAGCTTGCCGGGCGGGATTTCCACCTGACCGCGGTGCGGGTCCGGGACTGGAACCGGGACCTGACGCCCTGGGAGGCGCCGCCGGTTTTCGGAAAGGAAGGCTTCGGGAACGGAGCAGGGGAGACACTGCAGGAAATCCTGGAGCTGGCAGGCGGGGAGAAGAAAAAGATCATCCTCGGCGGATATTCCCTGGCCGGACTGTTTGCCCTGTGGGCAGGATACCGGACGGACTGTTTCGCGGGGATCGCGGCGGCTTCCCCTTCCGTGTGGTTTCCGGGCTTTTCGGATTTTATGCGGGAGAACACCATGAAGGCCGGGTGTGTTTACCTGAGCCTGGGGGACAGGGAGGAGAAAACCCGGAACCAGGTGATGGCGAGGGCGGGGGACTGCATCCGGGAGGCACGCGAGCTGCTGGAACGGCAGGGGACCTGCTGCACACTGGAATGGAATGAGGGAAACCACTTTAAGGATCCGGATCTGAGAACTGCCAGGGCTTTTGCCTGGGTGATGAACCATATTGGCTGA
- a CDS encoding PepSY domain-containing protein — protein MKDKKLEQQIQHSLNAELSGLNTTSWQRDQFFENATGGYKVKRKLSYGLVLAIVLLLAAATAVAVALLSPKEVVEQVAVPMAQENDPDWRVNMEFSAEELETFIRKANEIGIEIDDSHPLMEALRNGDGYDEEEAIMEVCRQAFGGTYSTWTLEERHWFDDMLTEIGFTDGESQPLPGPDDLTEEEARAKMIEAIEAEFNDEMYLSDYGEEMNLADREKFALALDYYPEAKTDGTVWHLEAWPRGEERYDFYTAALDKAGNLLGVVSMTRKAADAPEELLKPSKEKEEMMHIAAEGIREKLKKDIPLEDPEKFESLGHALPGTDDVTWDIVFISKTMDWGYCNAQVSEKTGKVKIIRADAGDITADNILDRNRAVYGWYDEWPSEVWAAVAAAAPNLTAETMTGRIVKATPWIAWHEGLLTLEEAEEQAFRRTGVRVGEYNSACLIDSQPNPVWKFRLIEYFGEYRDMVVEIDAVTGEITDLDMYKADHYTLEPPYHMITLHRIWAKMELEENGPLYLARLAVIHKFADLSYDCPEEDSIPIFRETFWTPEIDGNTVTFRCHWSNLPDYRVTLDENGMPTEVVELASSGTEELPAEQMPGYEE, from the coding sequence ATGAAGGATAAGAAACTGGAACAGCAGATTCAGCATTCGCTGAACGCGGAGCTTTCCGGACTGAACACAACTTCCTGGCAGCGCGATCAGTTTTTTGAAAACGCGACAGGAGGATATAAAGTGAAACGGAAGCTTTCATACGGCCTGGTACTGGCCATTGTACTGCTGCTGGCGGCCGCGACCGCCGTGGCAGTGGCGCTGCTCAGCCCGAAGGAAGTGGTGGAGCAGGTGGCAGTGCCCATGGCACAGGAAAACGATCCGGACTGGAGGGTGAATATGGAGTTCTCAGCGGAAGAGCTGGAAACCTTCATCCGGAAAGCCAATGAGATCGGGATTGAAATAGACGACAGCCATCCTCTTATGGAAGCCCTTCGCAATGGCGATGGCTATGACGAGGAGGAGGCTATCATGGAGGTGTGCCGCCAGGCTTTCGGCGGAACCTACAGCACCTGGACCCTGGAGGAACGCCACTGGTTTGACGACATGCTGACGGAGATTGGCTTCACGGACGGGGAAAGCCAGCCGCTGCCGGGGCCGGATGACCTGACCGAGGAGGAAGCCCGGGCAAAGATGATCGAGGCGATCGAAGCAGAGTTTAACGATGAGATGTATCTGTCTGACTACGGAGAAGAGATGAACCTGGCAGACAGGGAAAAGTTTGCCCTGGCCCTGGACTATTATCCGGAGGCGAAGACGGACGGAACCGTATGGCACCTGGAAGCCTGGCCGCGGGGAGAGGAACGGTATGACTTCTATACCGCCGCGCTGGATAAGGCGGGGAATCTGTTGGGCGTTGTTTCCATGACCCGGAAGGCGGCCGACGCGCCGGAGGAGCTTCTGAAACCGAGCAAGGAAAAAGAGGAAATGATGCATATCGCCGCGGAGGGCATCCGGGAGAAGCTGAAGAAGGATATTCCGCTGGAGGATCCGGAAAAGTTTGAGAGCTTAGGACATGCGCTGCCGGGGACGGATGACGTAACCTGGGACATCGTTTTTATCAGCAAAACGATGGACTGGGGTTACTGCAATGCCCAGGTCAGCGAAAAGACCGGTAAGGTGAAGATCATCAGGGCGGACGCGGGAGATATCACGGCTGACAATATCCTGGATCGGAACCGGGCTGTCTATGGCTGGTATGATGAGTGGCCCAGCGAGGTGTGGGCCGCCGTGGCCGCCGCTGCGCCGAACCTGACTGCGGAAACCATGACTGGCCGGATCGTGAAAGCCACGCCGTGGATCGCCTGGCATGAAGGCCTGCTGACCCTGGAAGAGGCGGAAGAACAGGCGTTCCGGAGAACCGGCGTGCGCGTCGGGGAATACAACAGCGCCTGCCTGATCGATTCACAACCCAATCCTGTGTGGAAGTTCCGGCTGATAGAATACTTCGGGGAATACAGGGACATGGTGGTGGAGATCGATGCCGTGACCGGCGAGATCACAGACCTGGATATGTACAAGGCGGATCATTATACCCTGGAACCGCCTTATCACATGATCACACTGCACCGCATCTGGGCGAAGATGGAACTGGAGGAGAACGGTCCGCTGTACCTGGCGCGCCTGGCGGTGATCCACAAATTCGCGGACCTGAGCTATGACTGCCCGGAAGAGGACAGTATTCCGATCTTTAGGGAGACGTTCTGGACGCCGGAGATCGACGGAAACACCGTAACCTTCCGCTGCCACTGGTCGAACCTGCCGGACTACCGGGTGACGCTGGACGAAAACGGAATGCCCACGGAGGTTGTGGAACTGGCATCCAGCGGAACGGAAGAACTGCCGGCGGAGCAGATGCCGGGATATGAGGAGTAG
- a CDS encoding sigma-70 family RNA polymerase sigma factor — translation MEHAEVPGMIREQRLSRWIEEYSDPVLRTCFVYLSDRAQAEDATQDTWIKAWKHMDDFERKGIANEKAWLLRIAINTCKDYRRSAWFRHVDRSKALDELPPQLTAVEAEDRTVTLTVMDLPDKYKQVILLYYFQGLTMQETADALGSSQPTIQRRLKKAEELLKGQLTGGAEYEG, via the coding sequence ATGGAACATGCTGAGGTACCCGGCATGATCCGTGAACAACGGTTGAGCAGATGGATCGAAGAATACTCCGATCCTGTTTTGCGGACCTGTTTTGTTTATCTGTCCGATCGGGCCCAGGCGGAGGATGCCACGCAGGATACGTGGATCAAGGCCTGGAAGCATATGGATGATTTTGAACGGAAAGGCATTGCCAATGAAAAGGCATGGCTTTTGCGTATCGCGATCAATACCTGCAAGGACTATCGGCGCTCGGCGTGGTTCCGGCATGTGGACCGGAGCAAAGCCCTGGACGAACTGCCGCCGCAGCTGACCGCCGTGGAGGCGGAAGACCGTACCGTCACACTGACCGTGATGGACCTGCCGGACAAATATAAACAGGTCATTCTTCTCTACTACTTTCAGGGACTCACCATGCAGGAAACGGCCGACGCGCTGGGCTCCTCACAGCCGACTATACAGCGCCGGCTGAAAAAGGCGGAAGAGCTCCTGAAGGGACAGCTGACGGGAGGTGCGGAATATGAAGGATAA
- a CDS encoding GNAT family N-acetyltransferase — MDYREMKKEERGACAELAARAFDDYEYFTVYFPRGERRYRFLRSMIDTEFRVNDGLEVFLTAKEGDRTVAAAILCRPGYIKPSAAAYLRGGFWKSMLYGGFRDVSAWDRMEYEAFGPCREMNRKDAWYLNMLVVSPDRKGEGIGSRMLQECLIPYVKEHGGKKLCLFTNSQGNRVFYRKNGFTEFDERQFAYKGKTIGSWSLQKIIQN; from the coding sequence ATGGATTACCGGGAGATGAAAAAGGAAGAGCGGGGCGCCTGCGCTGAGCTGGCTGCACGGGCTTTTGATGACTATGAATACTTTACGGTGTATTTTCCACGGGGTGAGCGGCGGTACCGCTTCCTGCGCAGCATGATCGACACGGAATTCCGGGTCAACGACGGGCTGGAAGTGTTCCTGACCGCGAAGGAGGGAGACCGGACGGTGGCCGCGGCGATCCTCTGCCGCCCGGGGTATATCAAACCCTCCGCCGCGGCATACCTGCGCGGGGGCTTCTGGAAGTCCATGCTGTACGGCGGATTCAGGGACGTGTCGGCCTGGGACAGGATGGAGTATGAAGCCTTCGGCCCGTGCCGGGAAATGAACAGGAAGGACGCCTGGTATCTCAATATGCTGGTGGTCTCCCCGGACCGGAAGGGGGAAGGGATCGGCAGCCGGATGCTGCAGGAATGCCTGATCCCCTATGTGAAGGAACACGGCGGGAAGAAGCTGTGCCTGTTTACCAACTCACAGGGAAACAGGGTGTTTTACCGGAAGAACGGATTTACGGAATTTGATGAAAGGCAGTTTGCCTATAAAGGGAAAACGATCGGAAGCTGGAGCCTGCAAAAAATAATTCAGAATTAA
- a CDS encoding GNAT family N-acetyltransferase, translated as MDITALSARYRVRRLTPDDAPLVYALCRENSLYYQYCPPFVTEEGIIGDMAALPPRKTLSDKYYVGYFDGEKLVAVMDLIVSFPDESTAFIGFFMTDVSVQHAGIGSGIIDELCAAMPSFGYKSIRLGWVKGNPQAESFWHKNGFTETGVTYDTDHYTVVVAQRNL; from the coding sequence ATGGATATTACTGCGCTTTCCGCCCGCTATCGCGTCAGGCGGCTGACCCCGGATGACGCCCCGCTTGTTTATGCGCTCTGCCGCGAAAACAGCCTGTATTACCAATACTGCCCGCCCTTTGTGACGGAGGAGGGCATCATCGGTGATATGGCAGCCCTTCCCCCTCGGAAGACCCTTTCCGATAAGTACTATGTCGGCTATTTCGACGGAGAGAAGCTGGTCGCGGTCATGGACCTGATCGTTTCCTTTCCGGATGAGTCCACGGCCTTCATCGGTTTTTTCATGACGGACGTATCCGTCCAGCATGCCGGTATCGGAAGCGGGATCATCGACGAGCTTTGCGCCGCCATGCCGTCCTTCGGATATAAGAGCATCCGCCTGGGCTGGGTCAAAGGCAACCCGCAGGCGGAATCCTTCTGGCATAAAAACGGCTTTACCGAAACCGGCGTCACCTATGACACGGACCACTACACCGTTGTTGTCGCGCAGCGGAACCTGTAA
- a CDS encoding YdcF family protein has product MYLALAAIVFSMFCWFMFVLYFRKDRSRYRNCYLLSLALLSLFPLAVGVLGRYSSMPVMLTLWLGLLIILIVPFFLIFNGIVMIRKEGRHLSQLLSLVFGIAILIGELITFGGILRYAALDGKEPFIPQTFIAVFAALFSFTVIYGSVSFLIFMIYTLFLQIIPRKKDFDFVIIHGAGLLDGNRVSKLLQDRLDKAIEVYKADPTPPKLIPSGGKGSDETISEAEAMSQYLMSHGVPEDDILPETESTTTLENLQFSKKIMDTYDCRKYTALVTSNYHVYRALRYCRDIGLKCTGIGSHVAWYFWPSALIREYIAIHMEKKHFILFAGGWLACVALIMYFIYQ; this is encoded by the coding sequence ATGTACCTCGCCCTCGCCGCCATCGTGTTTTCCATGTTTTGCTGGTTTATGTTCGTCCTGTATTTCCGTAAGGACAGAAGCCGTTACCGCAACTGCTATCTCCTGTCCCTTGCGCTGCTTTCCCTGTTTCCCCTTGCTGTCGGCGTGCTGGGCCGCTACAGCAGCATGCCCGTAATGCTTACGCTGTGGCTGGGCCTGCTGATCATCCTGATCGTTCCCTTTTTCCTGATCTTCAACGGCATCGTCATGATCCGGAAGGAAGGCCGGCACCTGTCCCAGCTGCTTTCCCTGGTTTTCGGCATCGCCATCCTCATCGGTGAACTCATCACCTTCGGCGGTATCCTGCGCTATGCCGCCCTGGACGGCAAAGAGCCCTTTATCCCCCAGACCTTTATCGCGGTTTTCGCCGCGCTGTTCAGCTTCACGGTGATCTACGGATCCGTTTCCTTCCTCATTTTCATGATCTACACCCTGTTCCTGCAGATCATTCCCCGGAAAAAGGATTTTGACTTCGTCATCATCCACGGAGCCGGCCTGCTGGACGGAAACCGGGTTTCCAAGCTCCTGCAGGACCGCCTGGACAAGGCGATCGAGGTCTACAAGGCGGATCCGACCCCGCCCAAACTGATTCCCTCCGGCGGCAAGGGTTCCGATGAAACCATCTCTGAGGCGGAAGCCATGTCACAGTACCTGATGTCCCACGGCGTCCCCGAAGACGATATTCTCCCCGAAACTGAGTCCACCACCACCCTGGAGAACCTCCAGTTCTCCAAAAAGATCATGGACACCTATGACTGCCGGAAATATACTGCCCTGGTAACCAGCAACTACCATGTCTACCGTGCACTCCGCTACTGCCGGGATATCGGCCTGAAGTGCACCGGCATCGGCAGCCATGTGGCCTGGTATTTCTGGCCCAGTGCTTTGATCCGCGAATACATCGCCATCCACATGGAGAAGAAACATTTCATCCTCTTCGCCGGCGGCTGGCTCGCCTGCGTCGCTCTCATCATGTACTTCATCTACCAGTAA
- a CDS encoding sigma-70 family RNA polymerase sigma factor: protein METVKGPCRSAEEEITRLVEEHQLALLRLCFAYLHDRALAEDAVQETFLKAYRKLDQFRGNASMKTWLSAIAINCCRDMSRGSWFRHIDRSITIEQLPLRAEETDPEEDAVSVEVMNLPIRLREVVLLYYFEDMNTNEIAETLRISQQAVSGRLMRARARLRKALGNAERGEQDG, encoded by the coding sequence ATGGAAACGGTAAAGGGCCCTTGCCGTTCGGCGGAAGAAGAAATCACGCGCCTGGTGGAAGAACATCAGCTGGCGCTGCTGCGTCTGTGTTTTGCCTATCTGCATGACCGGGCACTGGCGGAGGACGCGGTTCAGGAGACCTTCCTGAAGGCGTACAGGAAGCTGGACCAGTTCCGGGGAAACGCCAGTATGAAGACCTGGCTTTCGGCGATCGCGATCAACTGCTGCCGGGATATGAGCCGGGGCAGCTGGTTCAGGCATATAGACCGTTCGATCACGATAGAGCAGCTGCCGCTGCGCGCGGAAGAAACGGATCCCGAAGAGGATGCGGTATCGGTTGAGGTGATGAACCTGCCGATCCGCCTGCGGGAAGTTGTTTTGCTTTACTATTTTGAGGATATGAATACCAATGAGATCGCGGAGACGCTTCGGATCTCCCAGCAGGCGGTTTCAGGCCGGCTGATGAGGGCGAGGGCAAGACTCCGCAAAGCGCTGGGTAATGCTGAAAGGGGTGAGCAGGATGGATGA
- a CDS encoding transposase, which yields MPRTARKTSLSNIYHVMLRGINRQNIFEEDEDRLYFMNILGRCKKGSGFKLYAFVLMSNHVHLLIEPADESLDTIFRRIGTRYAVWFNQKYQRVGHLFQDRFRSENVESGLYFMTVLRYIIQNPMKAGIESRPGSYRWSSFLAYEQGKGTVTDTQYALDLFGGKQQLVEYLNQKNDDDSVMDEASCDRRLKNDLAKEKMRRITQCSSVSEFEQLDSSLRKEYVRKMHHEGLSLGQISRLTGMPKTTVYKAVQVPEDQAGAEKPLQLHEPEPDFVLYCMDPDTIW from the coding sequence ATGCCGAGAACAGCAAGAAAAACCAGCTTATCCAACATCTATCATGTCATGCTGCGTGGAATCAACAGGCAGAACATTTTTGAAGAGGATGAAGATCGGCTGTATTTCATGAATATCCTGGGAAGATGCAAAAAAGGTTCAGGATTTAAGCTCTATGCTTTTGTTTTGATGTCCAATCATGTTCATCTTCTGATAGAACCGGCAGATGAATCGCTGGACACAATCTTCAGAAGGATCGGCACGCGCTATGCCGTCTGGTTTAACCAAAAGTATCAACGGGTCGGTCATTTGTTTCAGGATCGATTCAGAAGTGAAAACGTTGAATCTGGCCTGTATTTCATGACAGTTTTACGATATATTATTCAAAATCCGATGAAGGCAGGAATCGAAAGCCGCCCGGGCAGCTATCGCTGGAGCAGTTTCCTTGCTTATGAACAGGGAAAAGGCACAGTAACAGACACCCAATATGCGTTGGATCTCTTTGGCGGAAAGCAGCAACTGGTTGAATATCTCAATCAAAAGAATGATGATGATTCTGTCATGGATGAAGCCAGTTGTGACCGGCGCCTTAAGAATGATCTTGCTAAGGAAAAGATGCGCAGGATTACACAATGCTCATCCGTTTCAGAATTTGAACAGCTGGATTCATCTCTTCGAAAAGAGTACGTAAGAAAAATGCACCATGAAGGGCTTTCATTAGGCCAGATATCACGCTTGACAGGAATGCCGAAAACAACAGTCTACAAAGCCGTACAGGTACCTGAGGATCAGGCCGGCGCTGAAAAGCCTCTGCAGCTTCACGAACCCGAACCGGATTTTGTGCTATACTGTATGGATCCGGATACTATCTGGTAA